Within Cryptomeria japonica unplaced genomic scaffold, Sugi_1.0 HiC_scaffold_2145, whole genome shotgun sequence, the genomic segment AGTACTCTTATTGAGTTAGCTAGAAAGCAGAAGAACTACTTAAAAGCAGTCTCACTTTTCTCGAAATTAAAGGCTGCGAATCTTTGTCCTGATCTAATTCTATACAATACAATGATCAAAGTATTTGGGAAGGCAAAATTGTTCAGAGAAGCTAAGGATCTTATTCAGGAGATGAAGGACCATGAAATTCCCCCAAATACTGAGAGTTACCGCACACTTCTTAATGCTTATGCAGAAAATGAAAAGTTTATTGAAGCAGGGAATGTTTTCTTTGAGATGAAGTCTGCAGAATGTGCTGCAGATCTGACAACTTGCAATATCATGATTAATGTGTTTGGACAGTTGGATATGGTAAATGAGGCAGAAAAAATCTTCCAGAGCATGAAGTCAATGGGCAGCCTTCCTAATATTGTAACTTATAATACCATGCTGAAAGTGTATGGAGAGGCAGAGCTTATTAGAGAAGCAGTTCATTTGTTCCATCTCATGCAGAGAAATGATATAGAGCAGAATATCATCACATATAATACTATGATCAGCATCCATGCAAAAATCCTTGATGACGGGAAGGCTACAAATCTTTTACTGGAGATGCAGAAAAAGGGTATAGAACCAAATACAATAACCTTTTCCACTATAATCTCCCTATATGGAAAGGTTGGGAAACATGAAAAGGCTGCATATATCTTTCAGAAGCTACAGTCATCTGGAGTCCAGATAGATGAAATTCTCTATCAGTGCATGATTGTCGTATATGAGAAGGCAGGCCTAGTGAGCCATGCAAATCGCCTCCTTTTAGAGCTTAAACAGTGTAATGATGTCTCAAGAGAGACAGCTATAACTATCTTAGCAAAGGCTGGTAAAGTGGAAGAAGCAGGCTGGCTTTTTTGCAAAGAATTTGATGCTGGAGAAGTAAAAGATATATCTGTTTTTGAGTTTCTGATTGACCTTTTTGCAAGAAACAAGAACTATTCTAATGCTGTTGATGTGTATGAGAAATTGAGACAGGTTGGGCTTTTGCCAGGTTCAAAAACTGTAGCGATTCTATTAGATGCTTATGGGAAGCTTCAACTTTTCCAAAAAGGAGAGGCCTTGTATGATGAACTGCAAGAAGAGGGTTGCATTTTTGCACAGGAGGTGCATTTTCAAATGATGAACCTCCACGCAGCTAGGGGCAATTTAGAGGCAGCTGTGTCATTGTTTGAAAAATTATTGCTGGATGAGTCTATTGGTAAAAAGGATCTGTATCTGACACTATCCAGCCTTTATAAAAGGTCAAACAGGCTTGATGATGATTTTCGTCTTAGCAAACAAATGGAAATAAAGAAATTGTGATTGTCAATGACAAATTGACATATGCCTTGCATTATAAAGTTTGTT encodes:
- the LOC131074682 gene encoding pentatricopeptide repeat-containing protein At5g39980, chloroplastic isoform X1, which encodes MSSAFTANPMAHSTCVLGHENSLKATTQEIRVNMSMIREAAHAGQGIQPLTHREGARIGFLGRKLWCRSSSSTEKSIQLPEGNLVAHKYGKKSVQPEHHINIDELLKSLKGVCSEEELYQLMADWKGKLSLRLMVLVLNRERDWQRALALHDWMIEKGNYRPSIFAYNIVLRNILRAGKWSLGEGLVDEMCERHVSPDKFTYSTLISNFTRVGKFDSALKWLQRMEQEGIAADLITYSTLIELARKQKNYLKAVSLFSKLKAANLCPDLILYNTMIKVFGKAKLFREAKDLIQEMKDHEIPPNTESYRTLLNAYAENEKFIEAGNVFFEMKSAECAADLTTCNIMINVFGQLDMVNEAEKIFQSMKSMGSLPNIVTYNTMLKVYGEAELIREAVHLFHLMQRNDIEQNIITYNTMISIHAKILDDGKATNLLLEMQKKGIEPNTITFSTIISLYGKVGKHEKAAYIFQKLQSSGVQIDEILYQCMIVVYEKAGLVSHANRLLLELKQCNDVSRETAITILAKAGKVEEAGWLFCKEFDAGEVKDISVFEFLIDLFARNKNYSNAVDVYEKLRQVGLLPGSKTVAILLDAYGKLQLFQKGEALYDELQEEGCIFAQEVHFQMMNLHAARGNLEAAVSLFEKLLLDESIGKKDLYLTLSSLYKRSNRLDDDFRLSKQMEIKKL
- the LOC131074682 gene encoding pentatricopeptide repeat-containing protein At5g39980, chloroplastic isoform X2 codes for the protein MSMIREAAHAGQGIQPLTHREGARIGFLGRKLWCRSSSSTEKSIQLPEGNLVAHKYGKKSVQPEHHINIDELLKSLKGVCSEEELYQLMADWKGKLSLRLMVLVLNRERDWQRALALHDWMIEKGNYRPSIFAYNIVLRNILRAGKWSLGEGLVDEMCERHVSPDKFTYSTLISNFTRVGKFDSALKWLQRMEQEGIAADLITYSTLIELARKQKNYLKAVSLFSKLKAANLCPDLILYNTMIKVFGKAKLFREAKDLIQEMKDHEIPPNTESYRTLLNAYAENEKFIEAGNVFFEMKSAECAADLTTCNIMINVFGQLDMVNEAEKIFQSMKSMGSLPNIVTYNTMLKVYGEAELIREAVHLFHLMQRNDIEQNIITYNTMISIHAKILDDGKATNLLLEMQKKGIEPNTITFSTIISLYGKVGKHEKAAYIFQKLQSSGVQIDEILYQCMIVVYEKAGLVSHANRLLLELKQCNDVSRETAITILAKAGKVEEAGWLFCKEFDAGEVKDISVFEFLIDLFARNKNYSNAVDVYEKLRQVGLLPGSKTVAILLDAYGKLQLFQKGEALYDELQEEGCIFAQEVHFQMMNLHAARGNLEAAVSLFEKLLLDESIGKKDLYLTLSSLYKRSNRLDDDFRLSKQMEIKKL